Proteins from a genomic interval of Solidesulfovibrio sp.:
- a CDS encoding putative nucleotidyltransferase substrate binding domain-containing protein — protein sequence MQARDPSHQPESVQAFLAGVPPFDRLPPLELAALAAGSRVALYLKDEPVPVEGGDGGWLCCVQRGGLRLRGPDDGRARDDLRGPGECFGLGAVPGAVPGACQATALEDTFLVRLPGEAFAAVCRRHPEVAAYFHDALGQARADSRAANLAACPEPDDGDYLFTRLAGEVASRSLVRVPRGTDLPQAARVMEAGQVGSVLVCEASGAVIGIVTDRDLRRAVATGLPLSATVETLMSAPVAAMAAEAACFEGLLRMTGAGIRHLLVTRDGEPAGMVTASDLLLAHGRSPMALLRAIRRADDADDLEALCRNIRPLAAALAARGAAAGAVSHILTLLAEQVLARLLALLEKRCGPSPAPCRWLALGAAGRREMLPATGLSLAVVPGDGGDAVIARAARTYLQALLPRLGEGLDRCGLRGGRSGLCLGDPRALFDPTGFAADGDPLDHEASLEGFDARELPGCGREAPEADRGLVPSPPPPVLDAMLRAAVARPAPLGLYKGRLMERDGGSASVLDVAGRGSRPVTALARLAALHGGITATGTVSRLEALARRGLLPGETARAAVEAFGFFEGERLLAMLAAGDGPGREEVALAPETISPRRRHAYKAAFAALEGLRLALSVGLGAEGGVP from the coding sequence ATGCAGGCCCGCGATCCTTCGCACCAACCCGAATCCGTCCAGGCCTTCCTGGCCGGCGTGCCGCCCTTCGACCGCCTGCCGCCCCTGGAACTGGCCGCCCTGGCCGCCGGGAGCCGGGTGGCCCTGTACCTCAAGGACGAACCCGTGCCCGTGGAGGGCGGCGACGGGGGCTGGCTGTGTTGCGTGCAGCGCGGCGGCCTGCGCCTGCGCGGCCCGGACGACGGCCGCGCCCGGGACGACCTGCGCGGCCCGGGGGAGTGTTTCGGCCTGGGGGCCGTGCCTGGCGCCGTGCCCGGTGCCTGCCAGGCCACGGCCCTGGAGGACACCTTTCTCGTGCGCCTGCCCGGGGAGGCCTTTGCCGCCGTGTGCCGCCGCCACCCCGAAGTGGCCGCCTATTTTCACGACGCCCTGGGCCAGGCCAGGGCCGACAGCCGGGCCGCGAACCTGGCCGCCTGCCCCGAGCCCGACGACGGCGACTACCTGTTTACCCGCCTTGCCGGCGAGGTGGCGTCGCGCAGCCTGGTGCGGGTGCCGCGCGGCACGGACTTGCCCCAGGCCGCCCGGGTCATGGAGGCCGGGCAGGTCGGCTCGGTGCTCGTGTGCGAGGCCTCCGGCGCGGTCATCGGCATCGTCACCGACCGCGACCTGCGCCGGGCCGTGGCCACCGGGCTGCCGCTTTCCGCCACCGTCGAGACGCTGATGTCCGCGCCGGTGGCCGCCATGGCCGCCGAGGCAGCCTGTTTCGAGGGGCTCCTGCGCATGACCGGGGCCGGCATCCGCCACCTGCTCGTGACCCGCGACGGCGAACCGGCCGGCATGGTCACGGCCAGCGACCTGCTGCTTGCCCATGGCCGCTCGCCCATGGCCTTGCTGCGGGCCATCCGCCGGGCCGACGACGCCGACGACCTGGAGGCGCTTTGCCGCAACATCCGGCCCCTGGCCGCCGCCCTGGCCGCGCGCGGCGCGGCTGCCGGGGCCGTGTCCCACATCCTGACCCTGCTCGCCGAGCAGGTGCTGGCCCGGCTGCTTGCCCTGCTGGAAAAACGCTGCGGCCCCTCGCCCGCGCCGTGTCGCTGGCTGGCCCTGGGCGCGGCCGGGCGGCGGGAGATGCTGCCCGCAACCGGCCTGTCCCTGGCCGTGGTGCCGGGCGACGGCGGCGATGCGGTCATCGCCCGGGCGGCCCGGACGTATTTGCAGGCGCTGTTGCCCAGGCTCGGCGAGGGGCTTGACCGTTGCGGCCTGCGGGGAGGGCGGTCCGGGCTTTGCCTGGGCGATCCCCGGGCCCTGTTCGACCCCACCGGCTTCGCCGCCGACGGCGACCCCCTGGACCACGAGGCCTCGCTGGAAGGCTTCGACGCCCGGGAACTGCCGGGTTGCGGCCGCGAGGCGCCCGAGGCGGATCGGGGACTCGTGCCGAGCCCGCCGCCGCCGGTGCTCGACGCCATGCTGCGCGCGGCCGTGGCCCGTCCGGCCCCCCTGGGGCTTTATAAGGGCCGGCTCATGGAGCGCGACGGCGGATCGGCGTCCGTCCTGGACGTGGCCGGCCGGGGTTCGCGGCCCGTGACCGCCCTGGCCCGGCTCGCCGCGCTGCATGGCGGCATCACCGCGACCGGCACCGTCAGCCGCCTGGAGGCCCTGGCCCGGCGGGGCCTCCTGCCGGGTGAAACGGCCCGGGCGGCCGTGGAGGCCTTCGGCTTTTTCGAGGGCGAGCGGCTGCTGGCAATGCTGGCCGCCGGCGACGGCCCGGGCCGGGAGGAGGTGGCGCTCGCGCCGGAAACCATCTCCCCGCGCCGCCGCCATGCCTACAAGGCCGCCTTCGCCGCCCTGGAAGGCCTGCGCCTGGCCCTGTCCGTCGGGCTTGGGGCCGAGGGAGGCGTGCCATGA
- a CDS encoding DUF294 nucleotidyltransferase-like domain-containing protein, which produces MGEMVLAMHGKAAELAAALDVVAEPGLLAGLFQDIQAFVAASAGAGDALETGRLAAALNDRLLARAAALARDGPGRPPDGWCLLVLGSQGRGEQFLATDQDNLLIVPEGEGEGGECATFAGRLRDILDACGLPPCPKGIMAATPAWRKPLGRWLAAVDAAAERPDEAGVLLVSLLADGRAVAGDERLAQALAGHVRRRAAEAPLLVRGLAREAIRFAPSTPFGGHLSLGLFGFGHAPCDSKRAAVYPLVLGVKALALEAGLQQTGTVSRIEALAGRGRVGRELAERLVRAFAAVQAVRLDGQARAWREGAAPGNRLDPDRLPLAAKEGLHRAFRAVAELCAILEHHFGLAYLT; this is translated from the coding sequence ATGGGCGAAATGGTGTTGGCCATGCATGGGAAGGCGGCGGAATTGGCGGCTGCCCTGGACGTCGTGGCCGAACCAGGCCTGTTGGCCGGGCTTTTCCAGGATATCCAGGCGTTCGTCGCCGCATCGGCCGGGGCGGGCGACGCCCTGGAGACGGGGCGGCTGGCCGCCGCGCTCAACGACAGGCTGCTCGCGCGCGCCGCCGCCCTGGCCCGGGACGGGCCGGGCAGGCCCCCGGACGGCTGGTGCCTGCTGGTCCTCGGCAGCCAGGGGCGCGGCGAGCAGTTTCTGGCCACAGACCAGGACAACCTGCTCATCGTTCCCGAAGGGGAGGGGGAGGGCGGGGAATGCGCCACTTTCGCCGGGCGGCTGCGCGACATTCTCGATGCCTGCGGCCTGCCGCCGTGCCCCAAGGGCATCATGGCCGCAACGCCCGCGTGGCGAAAGCCCCTCGGGCGTTGGCTCGCCGCCGTGGACGCCGCCGCCGAACGCCCCGACGAAGCCGGCGTGCTGCTGGTTTCGCTGCTGGCCGACGGTCGGGCCGTGGCCGGCGACGAGCGCCTGGCCCAGGCCCTGGCCGGCCATGTCCGGCGCCGGGCGGCCGAGGCGCCGCTGCTCGTGCGCGGCCTGGCCCGGGAAGCCATCCGCTTCGCCCCGTCCACGCCCTTTGGCGGCCATCTGTCCCTGGGCTTGTTCGGTTTTGGCCACGCCCCCTGCGACAGCAAGCGCGCGGCCGTCTATCCCCTGGTCCTCGGCGTCAAGGCCCTGGCCCTGGAGGCCGGTCTCCAGCAAACAGGGACAGTCTCCCGCATAGAGGCCCTGGCCGGTCGCGGGCGCGTCGGCCGGGAACTGGCCGAGCGCCTTGTCCGCGCGTTCGCCGCCGTCCAGGCCGTGCGCCTGGACGGCCAGGCCCGGGCCTGGCGCGAGGGCGCGGCCCCGGGCAACCGCCTGGACCCGGACCGCCTGCCCCTGGCCGCCAAGGAAGGCTTGCACCGGGCGTTTCGCGCCGTGGCCGAGCTGTGCGCCATCCTTGAACACCATTTCGGTCTGGCCTACCTGACCTGA
- a CDS encoding sodium:solute symporter family transporter, protein MNTFATTIGQPNATSIIFFFFFIAGTLAITYFAAKKSRGASQFYAAGRSVTGWQNGLALAGDYMSAASFLGIAGLVSLKGYDGLIYSIGFLVGWPVIMFLIAEPLRNLGKYTFADVVAYRLSQKPIRIAASVGSLLTVCFYLIAQMVGSGALIKMMFGLPYETAIILVGAVMIAYVLFGGMLATTWVQIIKAVLLLAGATVMVGMALSKFGFNVVGLFNAAAATYGEKVLNPGGLVANPLDAVSLGIALMFGTAGLPHILMRFYTVPDAKAARKSVFYATGLIGYFYVLTFIIGFAAMVLVGRDVVAKVDAGGNMAALLLAEVTGGTVFLGFIAAVAFATILAVVAGLTLAGATTLSHDLYANVWRSGNSSEEDEMKVAKRATLGLGVVAMLLGLAFKGQNVAFMVGLAFAIAASANFPALLLSILWKGTSTFGATAAIVTGTVTAAGLILLSPTVWVDIFGNPAAIFPWKNPALISMPAAFAAGWLGSVLVPDAKARSLYEAQQIRNYLGVGAE, encoded by the coding sequence ATGAACACCTTCGCCACCACCATCGGCCAACCCAACGCCACGTCCATCATCTTCTTTTTCTTTTTCATCGCCGGCACTCTGGCCATCACCTATTTCGCGGCCAAGAAAAGCCGGGGCGCCTCCCAGTTCTACGCCGCCGGCCGTTCGGTCACGGGCTGGCAAAACGGCCTGGCCCTGGCCGGCGACTACATGTCCGCCGCCTCGTTTCTGGGCATCGCCGGCCTGGTGTCGCTCAAGGGCTACGACGGGCTCATCTATTCCATCGGCTTCCTCGTCGGCTGGCCGGTCATCATGTTCCTCATCGCCGAGCCCCTGCGCAACCTCGGCAAGTACACCTTCGCCGACGTGGTGGCCTACCGCCTGTCGCAAAAGCCCATCCGCATCGCCGCCTCGGTGGGCTCGCTTTTGACGGTCTGCTTCTACCTCATCGCCCAGATGGTGGGCTCCGGGGCGCTGATCAAGATGATGTTCGGGCTGCCCTACGAAACGGCCATCATCCTCGTCGGCGCGGTCATGATCGCCTACGTGCTCTTCGGCGGCATGCTGGCCACCACCTGGGTGCAGATCATCAAGGCCGTGCTCCTGCTCGCCGGGGCCACGGTCATGGTGGGCATGGCCCTGTCCAAGTTCGGCTTCAACGTGGTGGGGCTTTTCAACGCCGCCGCCGCGACCTACGGCGAAAAAGTGCTCAACCCCGGGGGGCTCGTGGCCAACCCCCTGGACGCCGTGTCCCTGGGCATCGCGCTGATGTTCGGCACGGCCGGCCTGCCGCACATCCTCATGCGCTTCTACACCGTGCCCGACGCCAAGGCCGCCCGCAAATCCGTGTTCTACGCCACGGGACTCATCGGCTACTTCTACGTGCTCACCTTCATCATCGGCTTCGCCGCCATGGTGCTCGTGGGCCGCGACGTGGTGGCCAAGGTGGACGCCGGCGGCAACATGGCCGCCCTGCTCCTGGCCGAGGTGACCGGCGGCACGGTGTTTCTGGGCTTCATCGCGGCGGTGGCCTTCGCCACCATCCTGGCCGTGGTGGCCGGGCTGACCTTGGCCGGCGCGACCACCCTTTCCCACGACCTCTACGCCAATGTCTGGCGTAGCGGGAACTCCTCGGAAGAGGACGAAATGAAGGTGGCCAAGCGGGCGACGCTGGGCCTTGGCGTGGTGGCCATGCTGCTCGGCCTGGCCTTCAAGGGCCAAAACGTGGCCTTCATGGTCGGCCTGGCCTTCGCCATCGCCGCCAGCGCCAACTTCCCGGCCCTGCTCCTCTCCATCCTCTGGAAGGGCACCAGCACCTTCGGCGCCACGGCCGCCATCGTCACCGGCACCGTGACCGCCGCCGGGCTGATCCTGCTCTCGCCCACGGTCTGGGTGGATATCTTCGGCAATCCCGCCGCCATCTTCCCCTGGAAAAACCCGGCGCTGATCTCCATGCCCGCCGCCTTTGCCGCCGGCTGGCTCGGCTCGGTGCTCGTGCCCGACGCCAAGGCCCGCTCCCTCTACGAAGCCCAGCAGATCCGCAACTACCTCGGCGTCGGCGCCGAGTGA
- a CDS encoding DUF485 domain-containing protein produces the protein MPTSTADPTHSRLFSQLVRKRWGVSLTLTAFMLAVYYGFIAVLAFRPDLFATRIGEHMTVGIPIGLGVIVVSWLATGIYVRWANDDYDTAVDNIKHAMRENRG, from the coding sequence ATGCCAACGTCCACGGCCGACCCGACCCACTCCCGGCTGTTTTCCCAGCTCGTGCGCAAACGCTGGGGCGTCTCCCTGACGCTGACCGCCTTCATGCTGGCCGTCTATTACGGCTTCATCGCCGTCCTGGCCTTTCGGCCGGACCTGTTCGCCACCCGCATCGGCGAGCACATGACCGTGGGCATTCCCATCGGGCTTGGCGTCATCGTCGTGTCCTGGCTGGCCACGGGCATCTACGTGCGCTGGGCCAACGACGACTACGACACCGCCGTCGACAACATCAAACACGCCATGCGGGAGAACCGGGGATGA
- a CDS encoding diguanylate cyclase, whose amino-acid sequence MSQPQPSLPSRRVLLVEDSDLFGRLLAGKLKLELGLGTVWLKTFGDCLRLLDSGDTAFDAALLDITLPDAPHGEIIDLVLSHGIPGIVFTGSVNDAQREAFWAKRIVDYILKQSECGLDIAVRQVKRIIDNRDMRCLVVDDSRLYRKSIANLLRAHGFHVHEAASGREALAILAAHRDIKLALVDYTMPEMDGVALTREIRRLGRIDELAVIGLSNSEDKATPIRFLKNGANDYIKKPFEVEEFYCRVSLNIDMLNQFATIRELAYTDPLTATANRRALFSSGQAALAQARETASPITVAMIDIDRFKHVNDTFGHEAGDDVIRHLGATLREYFPQGEHHIGRIGGEEFCVASPGRTAAQLLPVYEAFRRHIAGAVVAARGYGIAYTVSVGLHDAAGASFEDMLKEADVKLYKAKTLGRNRIVVTAAP is encoded by the coding sequence ATGAGCCAACCGCAACCGTCGCTCCCGTCCCGCCGCGTGCTCCTCGTCGAGGACAGCGATCTGTTCGGCCGCCTGCTGGCCGGAAAGCTCAAGCTGGAACTGGGCCTGGGCACCGTCTGGCTCAAAACCTTCGGCGACTGCCTGCGACTGCTCGACAGCGGCGACACGGCCTTTGACGCGGCCCTGCTCGACATCACCCTGCCCGACGCGCCCCACGGGGAAATCATCGACCTGGTGCTGTCCCACGGCATCCCGGGCATCGTCTTTACCGGGAGCGTCAACGACGCCCAGCGCGAGGCCTTTTGGGCCAAGCGCATCGTGGACTACATTCTCAAGCAGTCCGAATGCGGCCTGGACATCGCCGTGCGCCAGGTCAAACGCATCATCGACAACAGGGACATGCGCTGCCTGGTGGTGGACGATTCGAGGCTCTACCGGAAAAGCATCGCCAACCTGCTGCGGGCCCACGGCTTCCATGTCCACGAAGCGGCCTCGGGCCGGGAGGCCCTGGCCATTCTGGCGGCGCACCGGGACATCAAACTGGCCCTGGTCGACTACACCATGCCGGAGATGGACGGCGTGGCGCTGACCCGGGAGATACGGCGCCTCGGCCGCATCGACGAACTGGCCGTCATCGGCCTGTCCAACAGCGAAGACAAGGCGACGCCGATCCGGTTCCTCAAAAACGGGGCCAACGACTACATCAAAAAACCCTTCGAGGTGGAGGAGTTCTACTGCCGCGTGTCGCTTAATATCGACATGCTCAACCAGTTCGCGACGATCAGGGAGCTGGCCTACACCGATCCCCTGACCGCGACGGCCAACCGGCGGGCGCTTTTTTCGAGCGGCCAGGCCGCTCTGGCCCAGGCCCGGGAAACGGCCAGCCCGATCACCGTGGCCATGATCGACATCGACCGCTTCAAGCACGTCAACGACACCTTCGGCCACGAAGCCGGCGATGACGTCATCCGCCACCTCGGCGCCACCCTGCGGGAATATTTCCCCCAGGGCGAGCACCATATCGGCCGCATCGGCGGCGAGGAATTCTGCGTCGCCAGCCCCGGGCGCACGGCGGCACAATTGCTGCCCGTCTACGAGGCCTTTCGCCGCCACATCGCCGGTGCCGTCGTGGCCGCGCGCGGGTACGGCATCGCCTACACCGTCAGCGTCGGCCTCCATGACGCCGCGGGTGCCTCCTTCGAGGACATGCTCAAGGAAGCGGACGTAAAGCTGTACAAGGCGAAGACGCTCGGCCGCAACCGCATCGTCGTCACGGCCGCGCCGTAA
- a CDS encoding ATP-binding protein: protein MNPSLPPSSAPSRPASPGLRATLVALVLLAVLPALGLALYHGLDQRAKARDEAKAAVANRARSLAAAQAEQLAGTHRLVESLAATTVVRVIDPQGCSLLFSQLLRQWGPGMANILAVSGSGERIAEAVENAGDAFPPGRTPLGGVSFADRDWFRQAQREKACRIGPFSLTADGRPVAVVACPALGWDGEVKAVVAASLTLDALGRSFAATPGSPGETGGVVAASGGLLARFPEASPAEGPNIADTPLGRSVLRTAAGSLEATGLDGEAKLVGVARLNPQAADSPAVFVAMPLAEAYAPAQSLLFHQMAWLVVVGLVGLGAAWFCGSRLLVSPIVALVEAAEAIGRGEFATRLTTPSRIRELARLGRAFNAMAGGLMERERVLAEKTAALEHSNQDLEQFAYVASHDLQEPLRKITSFADLLAKRCAGSLDETGERYVAYMVDGARRMSQLINHLLAYSRLGTRGAAFAPMELAAALDAALDNLELPLAEAGATVTRGELPTLVADATQLTQLFQNIIGNAVKYRADRPPVIHVSARREDGGWTVAVADNGQGIAPRHFERIFRMFQRLDTAKERQGAGIGLAFCKRIVERHGGRIWVESEEGTGSTFRFTLPDLEAGPA from the coding sequence GTGAATCCCAGCCTGCCCCCCTCTTCCGCGCCATCGCGCCCGGCCTCGCCGGGGCTTCGCGCCACCCTCGTGGCCCTCGTGCTCCTGGCCGTGCTGCCGGCCCTGGGGCTGGCCCTGTACCACGGCCTGGACCAGCGGGCCAAGGCCAGGGACGAGGCCAAGGCCGCCGTGGCCAACCGCGCCCGCTCCCTGGCCGCCGCCCAGGCGGAACAGCTGGCCGGGACGCATCGGCTGGTGGAAAGCCTGGCCGCGACCACGGTGGTGCGCGTCATCGACCCGCAGGGCTGTTCGTTGCTCTTCTCCCAGCTGCTGCGCCAATGGGGCCCGGGCATGGCCAACATCCTGGCCGTGTCCGGCAGCGGCGAACGCATCGCCGAGGCCGTGGAAAACGCCGGCGACGCCTTCCCGCCCGGCCGCACCCCCCTGGGCGGGGTCAGTTTCGCCGACCGCGACTGGTTCCGCCAGGCCCAACGCGAAAAGGCCTGCCGGATCGGCCCGTTTAGCCTGACCGCCGACGGCCGGCCCGTGGCCGTGGTCGCCTGTCCGGCCCTGGGCTGGGACGGCGAGGTCAAGGCCGTGGTGGCGGCCAGCCTCACCCTGGACGCCCTGGGCCGGTCGTTCGCCGCCACGCCCGGTTCGCCCGGCGAAACGGGCGGCGTGGTGGCCGCCTCGGGGGGCCTTTTGGCGCGCTTTCCCGAGGCGTCGCCGGCCGAAGGCCCGAACATCGCCGACACGCCCCTGGGCCGGTCCGTGCTGAGGACGGCCGCGGGCAGCCTGGAGGCCACGGGGCTCGACGGCGAAGCCAAGCTCGTGGGCGTGGCCCGGCTGAACCCGCAGGCCGCCGATTCGCCGGCCGTGTTCGTGGCCATGCCGCTGGCCGAGGCCTATGCCCCGGCCCAAAGCCTGCTTTTCCACCAGATGGCCTGGCTGGTCGTGGTCGGCCTGGTGGGCCTGGGCGCGGCCTGGTTTTGCGGCTCGCGGCTGCTGGTTTCCCCCATCGTGGCCCTGGTCGAGGCCGCCGAGGCCATCGGCCGGGGCGAATTCGCCACCCGGCTGACGACGCCGTCCCGCATCCGGGAACTGGCCCGGCTCGGCCGGGCCTTCAACGCCATGGCCGGGGGGCTGATGGAGCGCGAACGCGTGCTGGCCGAAAAAACCGCCGCCCTGGAGCACTCCAACCAGGACCTGGAGCAGTTCGCCTACGTGGCCTCCCACGACCTCCAGGAACCGTTGCGCAAGATCACGAGTTTCGCCGATCTCCTGGCCAAGCGCTGCGCCGGCAGCCTCGACGAGACGGGCGAGCGCTACGTGGCCTACATGGTGGACGGGGCCAGGCGCATGAGCCAGCTCATCAACCATCTGCTGGCCTATTCGCGCCTGGGCACGCGCGGGGCGGCCTTTGCCCCCATGGAGCTCGCAGCGGCCCTGGATGCGGCCCTGGACAACCTGGAGCTGCCCCTGGCCGAAGCCGGCGCCACGGTCACGCGCGGCGAGTTGCCGACGCTTGTGGCCGACGCCACGCAGCTGACCCAGCTTTTCCAGAACATCATCGGCAATGCCGTCAAATACCGGGCCGACCGGCCGCCGGTCATCCATGTCTCGGCCCGGCGCGAGGACGGCGGCTGGACGGTCGCCGTGGCCGACAACGGCCAAGGCATCGCGCCCCGGCATTTCGAACGGATCTTTCGCATGTTCCAGCGCCTGGACACGGCCAAGGAACGACAAGGAGCCGGCATCGGCCTGGCCTTTTGCAAACGCATCGTCGAACGCCACGGCGGCCGCATCTGGGTGGAATCCGAGGAGGGCACGGGTTCCACGTTCCGTTTCACCCTGCCCGACCTGGAGGCCGGCCCGGCATGA
- a CDS encoding response regulator, giving the protein MNATPVRILLMEDDPGDVELIRVALADAKIALCIDRVADGEEGMRFLRRQGEHGGATRPDLILLDLNMPRMDGREVLSAMKNDQALRSIPVVVLTTSDAESDILGSYDLGANCYLKKPLEFTDFLQVVKSVENFWLTLVKLPPREASPGARP; this is encoded by the coding sequence ATGAACGCCACCCCGGTGCGCATCCTGCTCATGGAAGACGATCCCGGCGATGTGGAGCTGATCCGGGTGGCGCTGGCCGACGCCAAGATCGCGCTTTGCATCGACCGCGTGGCCGACGGCGAGGAAGGCATGCGTTTCCTGCGCCGCCAAGGCGAGCACGGCGGGGCCACGCGCCCGGACCTGATCCTGCTCGACCTCAACATGCCGCGCATGGACGGTCGCGAGGTGCTCTCGGCCATGAAAAACGACCAAGCGCTCCGCTCGATCCCCGTGGTCGTCCTGACCACCTCCGACGCCGAGAGCGACATCCTGGGCAGCTACGACCTGGGGGCCAATTGCTACCTGAAAAAACCGCTGGAATTCACGGATTTCCTCCAAGTGGTCAAAAGCGTCGAGAATTTTTGGCTGACCCTGGTCAAGCTCCCGCCGCGGGAGGCGAGCCCGGGAGCGCGGCCATGA
- a CDS encoding GGDEF domain-containing response regulator: MTLRITLIEDDFGDAELVRAYLEDGADAAFEMRHACLLADGVDLLAADGADIALLDLNLPDSTGLTTFTSLRARFPETPIIVLSGLDDREISTMAVREGAQDFLVKGAFDGQTLFRAILHAIERHQLYRQLAGAALSDELTGLFNRRGFLTLAGQLFKSARRLARGAFLLYVDLDGMKRVNDGLGHREGDRMLGDMADILRATFRESDVAARLGGDEFAVFGLEETAHAAVEPKERLLARMADFNAQGRRAYTLSASIGLSCLDIDCAGSLADLLACADARMYEEKRTRSDRRGPRPAAPAGCLPPQAAPDAGERTAPAAPGEPAPGRLRIA, from the coding sequence ATGACGCTTCGCATCACGCTCATCGAGGACGACTTCGGCGACGCGGAACTGGTGCGGGCCTACCTGGAGGACGGCGCGGACGCCGCCTTCGAGATGCGCCACGCCTGCCTGCTGGCCGACGGCGTCGACCTGCTCGCCGCCGACGGGGCCGACATCGCCCTGCTCGACTTGAACCTTCCCGATTCCACGGGCCTGACGACCTTCACGTCGCTTCGGGCCCGCTTCCCGGAAACGCCCATCATCGTGCTCTCGGGACTGGACGACCGGGAGATCTCCACCATGGCCGTGCGCGAGGGAGCGCAAGACTTCCTGGTCAAGGGCGCCTTCGACGGCCAAACGCTCTTCCGGGCCATCCTCCACGCCATCGAGCGGCACCAGCTTTACAGGCAGCTGGCCGGCGCGGCGCTGTCCGACGAGCTCACGGGCCTTTTCAACCGCCGGGGCTTCCTGACCCTGGCCGGCCAGCTGTTCAAATCCGCCCGCCGCCTGGCCCGGGGGGCGTTTCTGCTCTACGTGGACCTCGACGGCATGAAGCGCGTCAACGACGGCCTGGGCCACCGCGAGGGCGACCGGATGCTCGGGGACATGGCCGACATCCTGCGGGCCACCTTTCGCGAATCCGACGTGGCGGCCCGGCTCGGCGGCGACGAATTCGCCGTGTTCGGCCTGGAGGAGACGGCCCACGCGGCCGTGGAGCCCAAGGAGCGGCTGCTTGCGCGCATGGCCGACTTCAATGCCCAGGGCCGGCGCGCCTACACGCTTTCCGCCAGCATCGGCCTGTCCTGCCTGGATATCGACTGCGCCGGCTCCCTGGCCGACCTGCTCGCCTGCGCCGACGCCCGCATGTACGAGGAAAAGCGCACCCGTTCCGACCGGCGCGGCCCGCGCCCGGCCGCGCCGGCCGGTTGCCTGCCGCCGCAGGCCGCGCCCGACGCCGGGGAGCGCACCGCTCCGGCCGCTCCCGGGGAACCTGCCCCGGGGCGGCTGCGCATTGCCTGA
- the modA gene encoding molybdate ABC transporter substrate-binding protein — protein sequence MTRSRLSAALLLASLALLLARPGRCEELIVSGAASLTAAMTEIKKAFESEHPGITVFTNFAASGQLLQQIQAGAPVDVFAPADQVTMDRAAQGGLIDPATRLDFTANDLMLTVPSDTAIVTCLEDLAGPKVGRLALGEPDAVPAGSYTKQALDKLKLWERLAPKMVYGLSVKQALDYVALGEVDAAFVYATDARMAQKRVRVVATLTDHAPIVYPAAMVAACPRKDAAKAFIAFLAGEKGQAILASFGFKPLAAR from the coding sequence ATGACGCGGTCCCGCCTTTCCGCCGCCCTTCTCCTGGCCAGCCTTGCCCTGCTCCTCGCCCGCCCCGGCCGCTGCGAGGAACTGATCGTCTCCGGGGCGGCCAGCCTGACGGCGGCCATGACGGAAATCAAAAAGGCGTTCGAATCCGAGCATCCGGGCATCACGGTCTTCACCAATTTCGCCGCCTCGGGGCAGCTGCTCCAGCAGATCCAGGCCGGCGCGCCCGTGGACGTCTTCGCCCCGGCCGATCAGGTCACCATGGACCGGGCCGCCCAGGGTGGCCTCATCGACCCGGCCACCCGGCTCGACTTCACGGCCAACGACCTGATGCTGACCGTGCCGTCCGATACGGCCATCGTCACCTGCCTCGAGGACCTCGCCGGCCCCAAGGTCGGCCGGCTGGCCCTGGGCGAGCCCGACGCCGTGCCCGCCGGCAGCTACACCAAGCAGGCCCTGGACAAGCTCAAGCTGTGGGAGCGGCTTGCGCCCAAGATGGTCTATGGCCTGTCCGTCAAGCAGGCCCTCGACTACGTGGCCCTGGGCGAGGTGGACGCGGCCTTCGTCTACGCCACCGACGCCCGCATGGCCCAAAAGCGCGTGCGCGTCGTGGCCACCCTCACCGACCACGCGCCCATCGTCTATCCGGCGGCCATGGTCGCCGCCTGTCCGCGAAAGGACGCGGCCAAGGCCTTCATCGCCTTTCTGGCCGGGGAAAAGGGCCAGGCCATCCTGGCCTCCTTCGGCTTCAAGCCCCTGGCCGCCAGGTGA